A section of the Triticum dicoccoides isolate Atlit2015 ecotype Zavitan chromosome 7A, WEW_v2.0, whole genome shotgun sequence genome encodes:
- the LOC119333354 gene encoding protein NRT1/ PTR FAMILY 8.3-like: MEAADEERPLLNRHRRPAQTQDESSSYTSDGTVDIYRQPALKQSTGNWRACFFILGAEFSECMCFFAVAKNLVTYLTTVLHESNVDAARNVSTWIGSCFLTPVIGAFLADSYWGRYTTIAVFLSVYIVGMLIMTSSAALPFLLPRSSDESGGVHPAAVYLGLYLVALGTGGIKPCAAALGADQFDGADPMERVAKGSFFNWYYFSINIGSLLAATLLVWVQDNIGWTVGFGIPTVLIGFGLAVFVAGGRIYRYKPLGRGGSPLARVFQVVVAATRNCRLELPDDSSALHENDRAERTGQFTFFDKAAIVLPSSEKKGPWRLCTVSQVEELKTLLRMSPVWASLLIFFAVTAQMSSTLIEQGMAMDKRVGAFVVPPASLSTFDVISVLVWVPIYDAVLVPLARRVTGEDRGFTQLQRIGVGLALSAAGMAYAALIETRRLAAPATSMSIMWQAPCYFVLGAAEVFASIGMLEFFYDQSPGSMKSLGAALALLAIAGGNYLNSVLLGAVASTTGWIADNLDQGHLDYFFWFMAALSVLNLLQFVYCSTRYKSIDQH, translated from the exons ATGGAAGCAGCAGATGAGGAGAGGCCACTGCTGAACCGCCATCGCCGGCCTGCACAGACACAG GACGAAAGCTCAAGTTATACAAGTGATGGAACGGTTGATATCTATAGACAGCCTGCTCTCAAGCAGAGCACTGGCAACTGGAGAGCATGCTTCTTCATTCTAG GCGCCGAATTCAGCGAATGCATGTGCTTCTTCGCCGTCGCCAAGAACTTGGTCACCTACCTTACGACGGTGCTCCATGAGAGCAACGTCGACGCTGCGAGGAACGTGTCGACTTGGATCGGCAGCTGCTTCCTCACGCCGGTCATCGGAGCCTTCTTGGCCGACTCTTACTGGGGAAGATACACCACAATTGCAGTTTTCCTGTCGGTTTACATCGTT GGGATGCTCATCATGACATCATCGGCGGCGCTTCCGTTTCTCCTTCCTCGTTCCTCCGACGAGAGTGGTGGTGTCCATCCTGCCGCCGTATACCTGGGGCTCTACCTTGTCGCCCTCGGCACAGGTGGAATCAAGCCCTGTGCCGCGGCCTTGGGCGCCGATCAGTTCGACGGCGCCGACCCAATGGAGCGGGTGGCCAAGGGCTCCTTCTTCAACTGGTACTACTTCTCGATCAACATTGGCTCGCTGCTGGCGGCGACATTGCTCGTATGGGTGCAGGACAACATTGGATGGACCGTCGGGTTCGGGATCCCGACTGTCCTCATAGGATTCGGCCTAGCCGTGTTCGTCGCCGGGGGGAGGATTTACAGGTACAAGCCACTAGGACGGGGAGGTAGCCCATTGGCGAGGGTCTTCCAGGTGGTTGTGGCAGCCACGAGGAATTGTCGTCTCGAGCTGCCCGATGATTCCTCGGCCCTGCACGAAAATGACAGAGCTGAGCGTACCGGTCAATTCACGTTCTTTGACAAGGCTGCGATCGTGCTGCCGTCGTCGGAGAAGAAGGGCCCGTGGCGGCTCTGCACGGTGTCGCAGGTGGAGGAGCTGAAGACGCTGCTGCGGATGTCCCCCGTCTGGGCGTCGCTGCTCATCTTCTTCGCGGTCACCGCACAGATGTCGTCCACGCTTATCGAGCAGGGCATGGCAATGGACAAGCGCGTCGGCGCCTTTGTTGTGCCGCCTGCGTCCCTGTCTACCTTCGACGTCATCAGCGTCCTCGTCTGGGTTCCTATTTATGACGCCGTCCTGGTGCCGCTCGCCCGGCGTGTCACCGGCGAGGACAGGGGCTTCACGCAGCTCCAGCGCATTGGCGTCGGCCTAGCACTCTCCGCGGCCGGTATGGCTTACGCTGCGTTGATTGAGACGAGGCGGCTGGCGGCGCCGGCGACCTCGATGAGCATCATGTGGCAGGCGCCGTGCTACTTCGTGCTGGGCGCGGCCGAGGTGTTCGCCAGCATCGGCATGCTCGAGTTCTTCTACGACCAGTCCCCGGGGTCCATGAAGAGCCTCGGCGCGGCGCTCGCGCTGCTCGCCATCGCTGGCGGTAACTACCTCAACTCTGTCCTACTCGGCGCTGTCGCGTCGACCACCGGGTGGATCGCGGACAATCTCGACCAAGGCCACCTTGACTACTTCTTCTGGTTCATGGCCGCTCTCAGCGTGCTCAACCTGTTGCAGTTCGTCTACTGCTCGACCAGATACAAAAGCATAGATCAGCATTAG
- the LOC119328035 gene encoding myb family transcription factor PHL7-like isoform X1, whose protein sequence is MDNSESVLDKNKKHGPTSTYGWTAFLARGCQMYEPKPFSSTGSAHSNPVSHDQQIGPTANNAASNIGGNGSNNSFATRQRLRWTDELHGRFLEAVAQLGGPDRATPKGILRTMGVQGLTIYHVKSHLQKYRLAKYIPDPTASGDKPEKKDLGNLLAGMENSPGMETSEVLKLQVEVQKRLREQLEVQRQLQLRIEAQGKYLQKIMEEQQRLSGVLCESGKPNALALAEEELHHDFSKTEPSTPVLTSEPSFRDKDVTASGDLEGTDELLKVLSSHDDCLSLDHELSTPDSSCVAGYLLNSPRDSKRACISNSLGHGNSEFTLPHIIPESSLVFSSGTGRSGSSAALDASEDGFTNGSGSDV, encoded by the exons ATGGACAACTCCGAGTCCGTCCTTGATAAAAACAAGAAACATGGTCCAACCTCCACTTATGGGTGGACTGCATTCCTAGCCAG AGGATGCCAGATGTATGAACCAAAGCCATTTTCGAGCACTGGATCAGCGCACAGCAATCCGGTTTCTCACGATCAACAAATCGGACCAACTGCCAACAATGCAGCATCTAATATTGGTGGAAATGGCTCAAACAACAGCTTTGCCACCAGACAGCGTTTACGGTGGACAGATGAGCTTCATGGACGTTTTCTTGAGGCTGTAGCACAGCTTGGTGGACCCGACA GGGCTACTCCTAAGGGAATTCTTAGAACAATGGGTGTTCAAGGGTTGACCATTTATCATGTCAAAAGTCATCTCCAG AAATATCGGCTTGCAAAATACATCCCAGACCCCACAGCTAGCG GTGACAAGCCAGAGAAGAAAGATCTAGGAAATCTGCTTGCAGGAATGGAAAACTCCCC GGGAATGGAGACAAGCGAGGTTCTAAAGTTGCAGGTGGAGGTACAGAAGCGGCTACGTGAACAATTAGAG GTACAAAGGCAGCTACAGCTCAGAATAGAAGCCCAAGGCAAGTATCTCCAGAAGATCATGGAGGAGCAGCAGCGCCTGAGCGGTGTGCTGTGCGAATCAGGTAAACCGAACGCGCTCGCCCTGGCTGAGGAGGAGCTCCACCATGATTTCAGCAAGACTGAGCCATCGACCCCAGTGTTGACCTCGGAGCCCTCATTCCGGGACAAGGACGTTACTGCAAGTGGTGATCTGGAAGGAACAGACGAGCTGCTCAAGGTTCTTTCTTCACATGATGACTGCCTCTCCTTGGACCATGAGCTTTCGACCCCGGATTCCAGTTGTGTTGCCGGTTACCTCCTAAACAGCCCCAGAGATAGCAAGAGGGCTTGCATCAGCAACAGCCTTGGCCACGGAAACAGCGAGTTCACACTTCCTCACATCATTCCGGAGTCGAGCTTGGTGTTCTCATCCGGCACAGGGCGATCTGGTTCATCGGCGGCTCTGGATGCCAGTGAAGATGGTTTTACCAATGGCTCAGGCAGTGATGTTTGA
- the LOC119328035 gene encoding myb family transcription factor PHL7-like isoform X2, with translation MYEPKPFSSTGSAHSNPVSHDQQIGPTANNAASNIGGNGSNNSFATRQRLRWTDELHGRFLEAVAQLGGPDRATPKGILRTMGVQGLTIYHVKSHLQKYRLAKYIPDPTASGDKPEKKDLGNLLAGMENSPGMETSEVLKLQVEVQKRLREQLEVQRQLQLRIEAQGKYLQKIMEEQQRLSGVLCESGKPNALALAEEELHHDFSKTEPSTPVLTSEPSFRDKDVTASGDLEGTDELLKVLSSHDDCLSLDHELSTPDSSCVAGYLLNSPRDSKRACISNSLGHGNSEFTLPHIIPESSLVFSSGTGRSGSSAALDASEDGFTNGSGSDV, from the exons ATGTATGAACCAAAGCCATTTTCGAGCACTGGATCAGCGCACAGCAATCCGGTTTCTCACGATCAACAAATCGGACCAACTGCCAACAATGCAGCATCTAATATTGGTGGAAATGGCTCAAACAACAGCTTTGCCACCAGACAGCGTTTACGGTGGACAGATGAGCTTCATGGACGTTTTCTTGAGGCTGTAGCACAGCTTGGTGGACCCGACA GGGCTACTCCTAAGGGAATTCTTAGAACAATGGGTGTTCAAGGGTTGACCATTTATCATGTCAAAAGTCATCTCCAG AAATATCGGCTTGCAAAATACATCCCAGACCCCACAGCTAGCG GTGACAAGCCAGAGAAGAAAGATCTAGGAAATCTGCTTGCAGGAATGGAAAACTCCCC GGGAATGGAGACAAGCGAGGTTCTAAAGTTGCAGGTGGAGGTACAGAAGCGGCTACGTGAACAATTAGAG GTACAAAGGCAGCTACAGCTCAGAATAGAAGCCCAAGGCAAGTATCTCCAGAAGATCATGGAGGAGCAGCAGCGCCTGAGCGGTGTGCTGTGCGAATCAGGTAAACCGAACGCGCTCGCCCTGGCTGAGGAGGAGCTCCACCATGATTTCAGCAAGACTGAGCCATCGACCCCAGTGTTGACCTCGGAGCCCTCATTCCGGGACAAGGACGTTACTGCAAGTGGTGATCTGGAAGGAACAGACGAGCTGCTCAAGGTTCTTTCTTCACATGATGACTGCCTCTCCTTGGACCATGAGCTTTCGACCCCGGATTCCAGTTGTGTTGCCGGTTACCTCCTAAACAGCCCCAGAGATAGCAAGAGGGCTTGCATCAGCAACAGCCTTGGCCACGGAAACAGCGAGTTCACACTTCCTCACATCATTCCGGAGTCGAGCTTGGTGTTCTCATCCGGCACAGGGCGATCTGGTTCATCGGCGGCTCTGGATGCCAGTGAAGATGGTTTTACCAATGGCTCAGGCAGTGATGTTTGA
- the LOC119328036 gene encoding probable calcium-binding protein CML21, whose product MGGVFGRPDAGRQGSHGMKLESKMVESMKQRAAHGTSVKSFNTIIMKFPKIDEGLRKCKTIFEQFDEDSNGEIDKEELKHCFQKLEISFTEEIGDLFEACDINEDMGMKYNEFIVFLCLVYLLNDPTASEAKTKMGLGDLESTFETLVDAFVFLDKNKDGYVSKDEMIQAINESIPGERSAGRIAMKRFEEMDWDKNGMVTFKEFLFAFTRWVGIGENEDDDE is encoded by the exons ATGGGAGGCGTGTTTGGACGCCCCGACGCCGGCAGGCAGGGCtcgcatggcatgaagctagagtCGAAGATGGTGGAGTCCATGAAGCAGAGAGCGGCGCATGGAACTTCGGTCAAGTCGTTCAATACTATTATCATGAAGTTCCCCAAAATCGACGAGGGCTTGAGAAAATGCAAGACTATCTTTGAGCAATTCG ATGAAGATTCCAATGGTGAAATTGATAAAGAAGAGCTGAAGCATTGTTTTCAGAAGCTGGAAATCTCATTCACAGAGGAGATAGGCGATCTCTTTGAAGCTTGCGACATAAATGAAGATATGGGCATGAAGTACAATGAGTTCATTGTCTTTCTGTGCCTTGTTTATCTTCTCAATGATCCGACTGCGTCAGAAGCA AAGACAAAGATGGGATTAGGAGATCTTGAGTCAACTTTTGAGACCTTGGTTGATGCATTTGTCTTCTTGGATAAGAATAAGGACGGGTATGTGAGCAAGGATGAGATGATTCAAGCAATAAATGAGAGCATACCAGGGGAACGCTCCGCTGGCCGTATAGCCATGAAAAGATTTG AGGAGATGGATTGGGACAAGAATGGGATGGTTACCTTCAAGGAATTCCTGTTTGCATTCACTCGCTGGGTAGGGATTGGCGAAAATGAGGACGACGATGAATGA